Within the Cydia pomonella isolate Wapato2018A chromosome 3, ilCydPomo1, whole genome shotgun sequence genome, the region gtctctcgcgcaaactattcattttagaaaaaaaatatattagaaacctctatatcatttttgaagacctatccatagataccccacacgtatgggtttgatggaaaaaaatatatttttattttatgacgtatgaaAAAaatggacacacattttttcactttggaagtgtctctgtTAAATGTACATTCTTAATTTCGAATATCGCGCCTTAATTAAATCCGTCTCGCACTTGACGGTTCTTACGTCAGTGTCACTTCCTATTCTTGTACTCCGTGACACGCGTTTTTCGAGTGTGCTTGTTGCCTAAAAATCTTTACTAGATTGCCGTTAATTTTCGTTTCATTTATCAGGTTATGGGCCCAGCACGCTTCCACTgcagtctctcgcgcaaactattcagtttagaaaaaaaaatattagaaacataaatatcatttttgaagacctatccgagatagatacctcacacgtatgggtttgatgtttttttttttttttaattttatgtcgtattaaaaaaaactacttactagatctcgttcaaatcaattttcggtggaagtttgcatggcaatgtatatcatatattttttttagatttttcattctgttattttagaagttacggggggggggacacacattttaccactttggaagtgtctctcgcgcaaactattcattttagaaaaaaattatattagaaacctctatatcatttttgaagacctatccatagataccccacacgtatgggtttgatgaaaaaagattttttgagtttcagttctaagtatggggaacccccaaaatttattgtttttttttttgtgtgaaaatcttaatgcggttcatagaatacatctacttacctaGTTTGATcagtatagtttcggaaaaaagtggctgtgacataatcggacagacagacggacatgacgaatctataagggttccgttttttgccatttggctacggaaccctaaaaataaatcaaggttctaacttatttacaaaggcctaaaaaatatttttttttgtttaaatttttttttaattatttacaagagggcgacaacTCCAATTTTcaggtatttaatgcacaatacaatattgtatgaaataattttttttcataaaaatccatctgtggcaacaagataaaaatgtcttactaatgcaggccattcgtCTTACGAccattaatcataaaatatagatacattctCGGCATATGTCTAAGAAGGTATATAGATGCTTCATAAAGTATGATGGCGAAAAGAGGGGCATTTTTACCTTGTTGCCacaaatggatttttatgaaaaaaaaatatttcatacaatattgtattgtgcattaaatacctaaaaattgaggttgtcgccctcttgtaaataataaaaaaaaaatttaaacaaaaaaatatattttttttggcctttgtaaataagttagaaccttgattttttttttgaaaatgtattggtattagtgccatgtataatccgaatttcaaaaaaatctaaccattagtttagcttagaaaaattaaaaagattttatatatttttgtttttttatccaaaccaaggggattccaggcttgaaatattgtaaaatgatatcttataataagaccaattaactcttctaagaaaggtatacatttcagccaggggcagtttcactataggattgcggctagaccctttctAGTTccatatgatgatgataatccGGCTCATGTTAGaactaatttcatttaaattagaacaaatgcAAGTAGGATCAAACACCTTCGAAATGCCCCGAAGACGCCCCTAGCCAGCTGGGATCGAAGTTGAATGTAAAAACTTGAATGAACAAAACAACACACAATTTAAGCTTGAACATCTTACTTGTCAAATCAAAGATGCAGTTTGCTTGCGCAAGCCGACCGGTCCGCAGGCAagccaaaacaaaacattattttgtGCGAACTTTGTGTTGTTCAACTGTTATAGATTCGCATATAAATTCTtcttctaataaaaatataattttgaagtaATCTGTAAATTGCTAACGTAGAATGTATGTATCAGTGTAAGTGTAAGTGCAATTTGGCGTTATTTACCAAACttgttttttagattttattattattctaagaTTTATATCAAAATGTCCTAGACGTATTGTGGGCGCTCGGGCGCAACCGGGTCAGTCTGCATCGCAGTCTGCCAACAGGAAAACATCATGTCCTTCAGCGTGATCTTGCTGTTAGGTGAGTTTATTTGcataaaaaacaaagtaaaataatgataatatttaactTTTCATATACGAGTATTCGGTAGGTTTGGCTTGTTGTTcagaaacagttttttttatgagttCGGTAAAATGTTTATGCTGATTTCgcaaataacaaaaaagtttttgtaatgcatgacgttgttcggtaatTGCTGTTAGTAAATGTTGTTGTCTCTTAGGACTTTACAAAGAGCGATGATGGATTGCTGGGTGTTGACTAAagaacgcgtttcaagattcaTTCTTTATTAGTTAATTAGCCGCACaccacactaccacattagttcactgcataataagctatcagtATAGCTATAATACTATCAGTATAGCCATAAGCAATCCATCGTCGCTCTTTGTAAAATATGTTGTTTAAACAACATTAGtgtgtaaaaaacaaaactcaaATTTAATATTCTCGACTTTTTTAAAGTTCAACCGGAAAAAAGctaaattaatatgaaataagAAATTCTTCACAGCAAAGCGGAAACAAGAAACAAAtaatagatattataaaacagATGTTTATCACttgaaataggtacttacaaGAACCATTCGATTTATTATATTCGACGAACAATTAATTACGTGACCATTTTACCTTTGAACgcaatttttgataaaaataacaaataggttacctatgtttaaataataaaatacaagggtatgtttatgaaacgaataaaatgagaaatgaatgaaatgcctttcattatgtagcagcaGTCACATCCATCCGTGCCATCATTTGTTCCataatttagtaggtatgtTGTGTTTTGTATACCGCTAATTTTGAACGCTGAACCAGCATCGTTCCAACAGCACCTCACCCCGCTGCAGTTGCAATCCAAATGGAACTCCAATCTAACCCTATCTTCCTGTAACTTATACTCGTAATTTTAATTggaataaaattttctatatgcGTACAAATAAAAGGGACTTAACTACAGTTGTTTAGGCGttattgataattttataaattaaagttgggtacttttattttcatgtacgtacatcttattataaatatgatCACAAATACAACCGGAATagcaaaaataaattgtacctaATCCGCTTACTTTTTCTAATTCTGAATATTGCTTTTACTCGTTAAAGCGATATTCAGAATTAGACACACGACATGCCACGGCAAAACCCCGTTTTTAGGTAAAACGCGTTTTccttagttaaaactagttttccgtatcgCCTCAGTGAAAACGCGATTTCACTAATTAAAACTGGTTTTCCGTAAGGCCTTGTTGAAACCTAGTTTTAACCGGGATTATTCAGTCAAAACTACTTCTCGCAAAGTGCTTTGGAGAGATAGTTCAACGTAAAAACTAGTATTCTCActcattattaaaaattaattacaattaaaactgGGTTTGACTAAGAAAAACACGTTTCTGGCAGAGTCGAAAGATACCTTGGTGTGAAAACGAGCTAAGTGAGAAGGAGAGTGTTAGGATACCCGTGACCATATTAGAACCGactttatctattttttttataatgtagaaaagaaagtttttttgtaaaaactagttttcgctgaaattagttttgaACAGTAAGTTAAAATTAGTTACAGTaaggtaagagcgtgcgacttgcaatccgaaggtcgcgggttcaaacctcggctcgtaccaatgagttttttcggtacttatgtacgaaatatcatttgatattcaccagtcgcttttcggtgaaggaaaacatcgtgaagaagccggactaatcccaatacgGCCTATTAGTTACCCTCTGGcgtggaaggtcagatggcagtcgctttcgttaaaactagtgcctacgccaattcaatggattagttgtcaagcggactccaggctccaaTGAGCCATAGCTAAATGCCGGGACAGTGCGAGAAAGAAGAAGGAGTTAAAATTAGTTACCAATGCACTTTAGGAAAAACTAGTTTGAACAGAAAAATGACAGTTAAATCACCTATTTATCAGTAAAATCACCGATGACTTATGATAAAcgagtgaaaacgcgttttcactgaaGCTATATGGAAAATAAGTTTTAACTAGGGTGAAAACGCGCTTTTCTCCAAAAACGGGTTTTTATGGTAacacatacattattaaaaacaaGTAAACAAGAGTTTTAAGTCAACTTTTAATTGGCACAGGTATTCTTCTCACTTGCGAAGGACTCGAACAATCAAGTCAAAACTGGCATCATCTTCCACCAGCATTATTTGGCTCCTCTGTCAATGCAACTTCACGACACAACGACAACGTAATTCGACCCAGTCCAATAAATGTGACTACAGAAGAGCTTAAGAAACTTCGTTGGCCACAAACCGTCTTAGACGACTATGCTGACTACATGTTACGAAATTATACGACTACAATGGATCAgacacaaaaaaatctaaattatgcCCAGAATCAAATGAAACATAATCATGTCGCAACTCATGTCTTCAGTACAGAAGGTATCCCCAGCAACTGGAATATTACAACTTCAGTACATCGTCCTTTAACTGACGGTGAACAAGTTTCCCTTAAAAATCGGGATTCTCTTCGAGTATCCCCACCCAAAAGTAATAATTTGACAGGAGGCTATCAACCTGGCATAAACAATTTGGTAGGAGGCGAGAAACTAACGTCAGTTCAAGCCCCCTTTCTGCAGTGGCACGTGGGAGTATACAGCAAGGAGTTTGAGCCCTATATGCAGATATGCGGAGGAACACTAGTCACCACAAAAGCTGTCATATCAGGTAAAACGTTATTTTCGTTTCTTTGAATAAATTCAATAGGTTATTCAAATAATAGCAATTAGATGATGTGAATCCCAAATTTATCTGATTTGTACATCATTCGGAGGTTCCACGTCACAAAGAGAAGGAGAAATCTGAGAATATGTAACAATGTTAAAATTCTGGTAAACgcaaaaatttaatatatctgaATTTGAGTaacggaatttaaaaagacattttGTTAGCGGCACACTGTTTCTGGAGTGACGTGGGCGGCGCGCTGCCTGCCTCGCGGTTTGTAATAGCGGCCGGCAAGCTCTACCGGCCCTGGACCGACAATCACGATCTTCATGCACAGAAGTCAGAAGTAAGTGTCTAGAGGCAAAACCAACAGTtgtaaaatgtacatatatgtattgctgacgggatccctttgtttgacataattattgaaagtcataatgtaatgatagtcatattatcattagtcataactctgaaaccgttaacttttcaggaatttccttagattatcctatagataggttaggttaggttaggtttgttttatggcaatcctgaaaagttacgcgtttctgagaaaaaccaaattatgactaacgaaaatgcggacaaacaatacattatgacttaaaactttatgggaaacaatagagacccattgCTGACTTTTCCAAAGTGAataatttaggtacctacatacctTCTAAAAGCAACGCATGAATTGTTGCTTACTTTCTACCTTACCGCTGTTTAACGACATATTAGGAGTTTGAGTAAGCATTAAGGTGAAGTTCGGATTTAGACCCCAGCAGCATTACTGCTACAGTATTGATTTGCGACagtactgccgcaaatgtcaaaactGATGTCATTGCCCGGAATTTTGACATTGGCGGCAACAAAGCAGTGGGCCCACtgggcagtaatgtcgcgctgcaatactgttgCAGGCGACTGCCGACAAAGAAaccaaaatcaaaataaactacaaaaaaatgctaaaatgaAAAATCGGATGAGTGCATGTcggaccatgctcagtgtagggttccatagttaaCAATCTGTCAGAATATAGGCTaaaaacgggggctattaggaAGTATCATGGAAGTAGGTACATATCATTACAAACGGTAGTACCTtctaagggagtaccttcgcagcgctttgtacgtctttttactaagacgagaagactttttgcaataactcaaaatcGTCCGGCCCGATTACGTGTGgtgtagttttcattgaaagcaTTTATTAGGCTTTTGTTAtacgattttattcatattttttggacccatggttcacaagttagagcgattatttccgaaaatatccactttatcaagaaatggttgttggagaaacttattcattttaaaagcCCTATCTAATGATACCCCATACCATAACattaaaacgaaataaataaataataataaaaatattcactaacaatcacggagcaaagccgcagacggacagacagatggcaCAGTGTGGGATTTTCGATCAGTTTTGACCACCCTcgttttagatttttataataCGCATTATAATATCCTGCATCCCAGTGTAAAACTCCCGAATGATTATCTTGCGTCGTTAatgcacaatatttttttgttgattagGTCAAtgaccttaagaaaacatgtttATTGGCATAATTACTAAAGTACCGTCAATAtagtttcaatttttatttctgaGTTTTAGTGAGAGATACTCATTAATTATACGAAAATCCAGCATTTTAGTGCCATTCAGTTAAAAGTTAGATGTTACTAAAGTtttcaaacatgtttttttatatctcCTATATTTTCCGATATtagcgttttattttttattaaatgtatttaaaatatagttaACTATAATTACTCAAAATTTCAAAAGCTAATCTTGCGGGATTTAGGATTTATAACATTTCTAagttttttaccgatttctatGGAAATAGGGTTGTCAAGATTGACTTTAAGACATGATCCAGTAATATAGTTTTTAACAGAAAATTTGAATTAACCAGTTAAATGAGAATCGTCTTCAGTCATcaacatcattatcatcatcatctgaaTGAATTAGAATTTCTTCTGTAGGGAGAATTAAATCCGTGCTTAACCCCAATTCCGACAAATCCGACTTTAAAATGATTAGATTGGTTTTAAAATGGCCAAAACTTTTGCCCGAATAGGCTGACGCTTTTGTTTACTTAAACGGTCTTTCAGGGAGAAATGTGAAATGTAAGGATCAGATGACTCTAACGCACGCCGAAAAAGATCTAGGATTGTAATTTGCTTTATGGATTTTCCTCGTGTGGTGCTCTCTGTCATAACGCCAGAATTTGTTCCTGGATTCACCGGCCTGGGTTAGCTCCTGCCGGGGCAATGCAGCGTCATGGGTCTTTACCGGCACCATGACGCCTCACCCCCGCTCCTCCAGATATCATGTATAAGTATTGGGTT harbors:
- the LOC133516306 gene encoding proclotting enzyme-like; the protein is MSFSVILLLGILLTCEGLEQSSQNWHHLPPALFGSSVNATSRHNDNVIRPSPINVTTEELKKLRWPQTVLDDYADYMLRNYTTTMDQTQKNLNYAQNQMKHNHVATHVFSTEGIPSNWNITTSVHRPLTDGEQVSLKNRDSLRVSPPKSNNLTGGYQPGINNLVGGEKLTSVQAPFLQWHVGVYSKEFEPYMQICGGTLVTTKAVISAAHCFWSDVGGALPASRFVIAAGKLYRPWTDNHDLHAQKSEVSAVQLPPRFHGAVTSFQDDIAVVLLATAFTHSPALRPLCVLFDEYLEHTNLRNGKQGVVLGWGLTAENGPPAQALQYLYMPYVPIEECVASTEPNFLKYITSDKICAGVTTGKALCRGDSGGGLVFFDLSTGDRVPLLFGVASTAPRNEHLCNTHARATLTRVLAHRVFLRTHIPDIEETCMKNYVSFASDIEANLLEDRTAATHQPPPARTKLICNCYCNNSTKP